The following are encoded together in the Bos mutus isolate GX-2022 chromosome 3, NWIPB_WYAK_1.1, whole genome shotgun sequence genome:
- the PRPF3 gene encoding U4/U6 small nuclear ribonucleoprotein Prp3 isoform X1, with protein MALSKRELDELKPWIEKTVKRVLGFSEPTVVTAALNCVGKGMDKKKAADHLKPFLDDSTLRFVDKLFEAVEEGRSSRHSKSSSDRSRKRELKEVFGDDSEISKESSGVKKRRIPRFEEVEEEPEVIPGPPSESPGMLTKLQIKQMMEAATRQIEERKKQLSFISPPTPQPKTPSSSQPERLPIGNTIQPSQAATFMNDAIEKARKAAELQARIQAQLALKPGLIGNANMVGLANLHAMGIAPPKVELKDQTKPTPLILDEQGRTVDATGKEIELTHRMPTLKANIRAVKREQFKQQLKEKPSEDMESNTFFDPRVSIAPSQRQRRTFKFHDKGKFEKIAQRLRTKAQLEKLQAEISQAARKTGIHTSTRLALIAPKKELKEGDIPEIEWWDSYIIPNGFDLTEENPKREDYFGITNLVEHPAQLNPPVDNDTPVTLGVYLTKKEQKKLRRQTRREAQKELQEKVRLGLMPPPEPKVRISNLMRVLGTEAVQDPTKVEAHVRAQMAKRQKAHEEANAARKLTAEQRKVKKIKKLKEDISQGVHISVYRVRNLSNPAKKFKIEANAGQLYLTGVVVLHKDVNVVVVEGGPKAQKKFKRLMLHRIKWDEQTSNTKGDDDEESDEEAVKKTNKCVLVWEGTAKDRSFGEMKFKQCPTENMAREHFKKHGAEHYWDLALSESVLESTD; from the exons ATGGCACTATCTAAGAGGGAGCTGGATGAACTGAAACCATGGATAGAAAAGACAGTGAAGAGGGTGCTGGGTTTCTCAGAGCCCACAGTGGTCACAGCAGCACTGAACTGTGTGGGGAAGGGCATGGACAAGAAGAAAGCAGCTG ACCATCTGAAACCTTTTCTTGATGATTCTACTCTCCGATTTGTGGACAAACTGTTTGAAGCTGTGGAGGAAGGCCGAAGCTCTAGGCATTCCAAGTCCAGCAGTGACCGGAGCAGGAAACGAGAGCTAAAG GAAGTGTTTGGTGATGACTCTGAGATCTCCAAGGAATCATCAGGAGTAAAGAAGCGACGGATACCCCGTTTTGAAGAGGTAGAAGAGGAGCCAGAAGTGATCCCTGGGCCTCCCTCagagagtcctggcatgctgACTAAGCTCCAG ATCAAACAGATGATGGAGGCAGCAACACGGCAAAttgaggagaggaaaaagcaaCTGAGCTTCATTAGCCCTCCTACACCTCAG CCAAAGACTCCTTCATCCTCCCAACCAGAGCGACTTCCAATTGGCAACACTATTCAGCCCTCCCAGGCCGCCACTTTCATGAATGATGCCATTGAGAAGGCAAGGAAAGCAGCTGAACTACAAGCCCGCATCCAAGCCCAGCTGGCACTGAAGCCAGGGCTCATCGGCAATGCCAACATGGTGGGCCTGGCCAATCTCCATGCTATGGGCATTGCTCCCCC GAAGGTGGAGTTAAAAGATCAAACTAAACCTACACCATTGATTCTTGATGAACAAGGTCGAACTGTAGATGCAACAGGCAAGGAAATTGAGCTGACACACAGAATGCCTACTCTGAAGGCCAATATTCGGGCTGTGAAGAGGGAACAATTCAAGCAACAGCTAAAAGAAAAGCCATCAGAAGACATGGAATCTAATACCTTTTTTGATCCACGAGTCTCAATTGCCCCTTCCCAGCGCCAGAGACGCACTTTTAAATTCCATGACAAGGGCAAATTTGAAAAGATTGCCCAACGGTTACGGACAAAG GCTCAACTAGAGAAGCTGCAGGCAGAGATCTCACAGGCTGCTCGAAAAACAGGAATTCATACTTCAACTAGACTGGCCCTCATTGCTCCTAAGAAGGAATTGAAAGAAGGCGACATCCCTGAAATTGAGTGGTGGGACTCTTACATCATCCCCAATGGCTTTGACCT TACAGAGGAAAATCCCAAGAGAGAAGATTATTTTGGAATCACAAATCTTGTTGAACATCCAGCCCAGCTCAACCCTCCAG TTGACAATGACACACCAGTTACTCTGGGAGTATATCTGACCAAGAAGGAACAGAAGAAACTTCGAAGGCAAACGAGGAGGGAAGCACAGAAGGAGCTACAGGAGAAAGTCAGGCTGGGCCTGATGCCTCCTCCAGAACCCAAAG TGAGAATTTCAAATTTGATGCGAGTATTAGGAACAGAAGCTGTTCAAGACCCCACGAAGGTAGAAGCCCATGTCAGAGCTCAGATGGCAAAAAGACAGAA AGCGCATGAAGAGGCCAATGCTGCCCGAAAACTTACAGCAGAACAGAGAAaggtcaagaaaattaaaaagcttaAAGAAGACATTTCACAGGGGGTACACATATCTGTATATAG agttcGAAATTTGAGCAACCCAGCCAAGAAGTTCAAGATTGAGGCCAATGCTGGGCAGCTGTACCTGACAGGGGTGGTGGTACTGCACAAGGATGTCAACGTGGTAGTAGTGGAAGGGG gCCCCAAGGCCCAGAAGAAATTTAAGCGTCTCATGCTGCATCGGATAAAGTGGGATGAACAGACATCTAACACAAAGGGAGATG ATGATGAGGAATCTGATGAGGAAGCTGTCAAGAAAACCAACAAATGTGTACTAGTCTGGGAG GGTACAGCCAAAGACCGGAGCTTTGGGGAGATGAAGTTCAAACAGTGCCCTACAGAGAACATGGCTCGGGAGCATTTCAAAAAGCATGGGGCTGAGCACTACTGGGACCTTGCGCTGAGTGAATCTGTGCTGGAGTCCACCGACTGA
- the PRPF3 gene encoding U4/U6 small nuclear ribonucleoprotein Prp3 isoform X2 codes for MLTKLQIKQMMEAATRQIEERKKQLSFISPPTPQPKTPSSSQPERLPIGNTIQPSQAATFMNDAIEKARKAAELQARIQAQLALKPGLIGNANMVGLANLHAMGIAPPKVELKDQTKPTPLILDEQGRTVDATGKEIELTHRMPTLKANIRAVKREQFKQQLKEKPSEDMESNTFFDPRVSIAPSQRQRRTFKFHDKGKFEKIAQRLRTKAQLEKLQAEISQAARKTGIHTSTRLALIAPKKELKEGDIPEIEWWDSYIIPNGFDLTEENPKREDYFGITNLVEHPAQLNPPVDNDTPVTLGVYLTKKEQKKLRRQTRREAQKELQEKVRLGLMPPPEPKVRISNLMRVLGTEAVQDPTKVEAHVRAQMAKRQKAHEEANAARKLTAEQRKVKKIKKLKEDISQGVHISVYRVRNLSNPAKKFKIEANAGQLYLTGVVVLHKDVNVVVVEGGPKAQKKFKRLMLHRIKWDEQTSNTKGDDDEESDEEAVKKTNKCVLVWEGTAKDRSFGEMKFKQCPTENMAREHFKKHGAEHYWDLALSESVLESTD; via the exons atgctgACTAAGCTCCAG ATCAAACAGATGATGGAGGCAGCAACACGGCAAAttgaggagaggaaaaagcaaCTGAGCTTCATTAGCCCTCCTACACCTCAG CCAAAGACTCCTTCATCCTCCCAACCAGAGCGACTTCCAATTGGCAACACTATTCAGCCCTCCCAGGCCGCCACTTTCATGAATGATGCCATTGAGAAGGCAAGGAAAGCAGCTGAACTACAAGCCCGCATCCAAGCCCAGCTGGCACTGAAGCCAGGGCTCATCGGCAATGCCAACATGGTGGGCCTGGCCAATCTCCATGCTATGGGCATTGCTCCCCC GAAGGTGGAGTTAAAAGATCAAACTAAACCTACACCATTGATTCTTGATGAACAAGGTCGAACTGTAGATGCAACAGGCAAGGAAATTGAGCTGACACACAGAATGCCTACTCTGAAGGCCAATATTCGGGCTGTGAAGAGGGAACAATTCAAGCAACAGCTAAAAGAAAAGCCATCAGAAGACATGGAATCTAATACCTTTTTTGATCCACGAGTCTCAATTGCCCCTTCCCAGCGCCAGAGACGCACTTTTAAATTCCATGACAAGGGCAAATTTGAAAAGATTGCCCAACGGTTACGGACAAAG GCTCAACTAGAGAAGCTGCAGGCAGAGATCTCACAGGCTGCTCGAAAAACAGGAATTCATACTTCAACTAGACTGGCCCTCATTGCTCCTAAGAAGGAATTGAAAGAAGGCGACATCCCTGAAATTGAGTGGTGGGACTCTTACATCATCCCCAATGGCTTTGACCT TACAGAGGAAAATCCCAAGAGAGAAGATTATTTTGGAATCACAAATCTTGTTGAACATCCAGCCCAGCTCAACCCTCCAG TTGACAATGACACACCAGTTACTCTGGGAGTATATCTGACCAAGAAGGAACAGAAGAAACTTCGAAGGCAAACGAGGAGGGAAGCACAGAAGGAGCTACAGGAGAAAGTCAGGCTGGGCCTGATGCCTCCTCCAGAACCCAAAG TGAGAATTTCAAATTTGATGCGAGTATTAGGAACAGAAGCTGTTCAAGACCCCACGAAGGTAGAAGCCCATGTCAGAGCTCAGATGGCAAAAAGACAGAA AGCGCATGAAGAGGCCAATGCTGCCCGAAAACTTACAGCAGAACAGAGAAaggtcaagaaaattaaaaagcttaAAGAAGACATTTCACAGGGGGTACACATATCTGTATATAG agttcGAAATTTGAGCAACCCAGCCAAGAAGTTCAAGATTGAGGCCAATGCTGGGCAGCTGTACCTGACAGGGGTGGTGGTACTGCACAAGGATGTCAACGTGGTAGTAGTGGAAGGGG gCCCCAAGGCCCAGAAGAAATTTAAGCGTCTCATGCTGCATCGGATAAAGTGGGATGAACAGACATCTAACACAAAGGGAGATG ATGATGAGGAATCTGATGAGGAAGCTGTCAAGAAAACCAACAAATGTGTACTAGTCTGGGAG GGTACAGCCAAAGACCGGAGCTTTGGGGAGATGAAGTTCAAACAGTGCCCTACAGAGAACATGGCTCGGGAGCATTTCAAAAAGCATGGGGCTGAGCACTACTGGGACCTTGCGCTGAGTGAATCTGTGCTGGAGTCCACCGACTGA